In the genome of Carya illinoinensis cultivar Pawnee chromosome 13, C.illinoinensisPawnee_v1, whole genome shotgun sequence, the window TTATGCTCTTCCCCACCTTGTACGTCTTATTAATGGTCTTTGTACTTCCTATTAATGGTCTAAAGGTAGTAGTTAATTCGTAGCTAGGTTACTGGTGGTTGATAATTTCAACCAATAGCAAATTTGCTAGGTACAACCGCCGTATACAACTGTCGTATAACCGGCTGATGTcagcataaaatttaaaaaaaaaaagaaaaagaaaagaaaaaaaaaaaaaaagaagaagataagccATTGGCTGAAACTTTTGAGTTTGGGATTTgatgcattttgtttattttccacTCACCATGCCCACTGCCTCCAAAAGCTCATAAGCTTCAGTGGCAATTTTAATTCCATAGCGCACCAATGCCTCCAGAAGCTCCCGGCTGCCAACAAGAAGTTCACCTACACCTCCTTGCATTTCCATCTTTGACTGTTTGACCTTCTCACTCATCtgtgttaattttaattttttcgatTGTATACATATACTTAGGAATCTAGAAACCGACAATTTTCTCATGCATTTTCCAACGAAGACAAAGATTTGAATGAATTcgttttcaaattatttaatactAAGGAGTGTCCTAAATGGGTTCCCAGACAGTCTATCGACGCATAAGTGGTAAGGATTGGAGGATAGGAAGGGGGAGAAGGTTGAGGAAGAGCTGATGTTAGCTGTTTGGATGGGCGCACAAGCTAATTTAGCGTTTCCGGAAGCAGGGATACAGACTGGCGGGAATTAGCAGGACTGATGGAGAGAAGGAGAGGTGCGTAATTCCCCTGCAGCATGTTCATAAGAGGTTGGAGAGGAATCAGATGGAGAGaatgagaagaggaaaaaaaataaaaatcaagaacgaggaaggaaaaaaaaaaagaacataaacacaaataaataaatttaccgAAAATAGGGGACGATCGTGAAGGAGAGAATGGCCAAGATAACGAAGGTGAAGCGAGAAAGCCAGTATTTGTTTGTTGGGACTGCTACTGAGACCAATGCTTTACCGAAGTTACTGGTCGACAAGTTCAatgtactttttttctttttttcttttcttaatcttttttttaatcattttttatatatttttaaaataaaatgggaGTGACGTAGACAAGCCGGTTGCGCGCCGATTATATTAGGCGCTTGCATTTATCATTTTCCTGgaaaaaataagatattacATTTCGTCTGCAATGAAACAAAATGgtgctctttttatttttattttttttcctcttcttattCTCTCAATCCGATTCCTCTCCAACCTCTTATGAACATGCTGCAGGGGAATTATGCACCTCTCCTTCTCTCCATCAGTCCTGCTAATTCCCGCCAGTCTGTATCCCATGCTTCCAGAAACGCTAAATCAGCTTGTGCGCCAATCCAAACATCCAACATCAGCTCTTCCTCAACCTTCTCCCCCTTCCTATCCTCCAATCCTTACCACTTATGCGTCGATGGACTGTCTGGGAACCCATTTAGGACACTCCTTagtattaaataatttgaaaacgAATTCATTCAAATCTTTGTCTTCGTTGGAAAATGCATGAGAAAATTGTCGGTTTCTAGATTCCTAAGTATATGTATACAatcgaaaaaattaaaattaacacaGATGAGTGAGAAGGTCAAACAGTCAAAGATGGAAATGCAAGGAGGTGTAGGTGAACTTCTTGTTGGCAGCCGGGAGCTTCTGGAGGCATTGGTGCGCTATGGAATTGAAATTGCCACTGAAGCTTATGAGCTTTTGGAGGCAGTGGGTATGGTGAgtggaaaataaacaaaatgcatcAAATCCCAAACTCAAAAGTTTCAGCCAATggcttatcttcttcttcttttttttttcttttctttttctttttttttttaaattttatgctgACATCAGCCGGTTACGCGACGGTTGTATACGGCAGTTGTACCTAGCAAATctggtcatatatatatatataactattggTACGTGGCAGTACATATCGGGAAGGTCCAGGATTTCGGCAATAAGAAACTTCTTACTCTCGCACCAAAacaaaccttttttttatttttatttttggtgcccagaaaaataattgaaaatacaaCATGCATGATCAAGAATTGGAAAGTGAACACAACCAAATTAGTGATCAATGTTTTCAGGCTGCGCGCATGCTtggttaatatttatatatagtcagGGACTAATTTGAAGGTGCTTGGATCCAGATCCATCTCCTGGTTGATCCAACCATACTTCTCCATAAAAGGGTTGTCTGAAGTCTTTACTGGGTACCTATCAATGCAGTCCTTCCACACATTTCCATCGCCCATATCCCTCATTACCTCCCACAAACTACTATTGCATTTGAAGCCTGCACCAAAGCTTACCATGAATACCTTATCACCCTTTTTGAGCCTTTTCTTGGCCTCCATGTACCCCAACACATACCAAATGCTACTCGCCGATGTGTTCCCGAACCGATGCAGTGTCATCCTGGCCGGCTCTACATCATACTCACTAAGATTAAGACTCGTCCCAATGCCATCTATGACAGCCTTCCCACCTGTGTGCACGCAAAAATGGTCGACACCAGTCTTAAAGTTCACCTTCGTTTTTGGTGCCCCAGTAGTCTTTTCGGAGGAGCTTCCATTCATTTTCCGGGCAAGGTTCACAACCATAAATCTAACCAGTTCCCTCATTGGCAAGATCTTGGGTGATATCTGTCTCAGGTTATCAGCAAGAGCACGTGTTGCAGCCTTTGGGAGAGTCTTGCCAAGGTTTATTCCCACCCTTCCTTGTTCATCTTCCTTTTGCATGCAACAACCGTAAGACTCATCTCTAGCCCCATGGTGTGTCCTAACTAGGCACTTTAATCTGAACATGGCTCGGTTGCTCATTGCCCTTTTGTTAGTCAAAAGGATTGCAGACCCACCAGAACGAAACAAACAGTTTGTAAGAATCATTGATCTATCATTACCTGAATACCAGTTCGGACTCAAAGATTCAGAAGTCACAACAAGTGCAAACAAATTCTTGTAGGACTTGAAGAGGTTTTTGACTATGTCGACTGAAATAAGGCTGGCACTGCAACCCATTGCAGTGAGATTAAACACCTTGATGTCATCCCTCATTTTGTACTGGTTGATAATCCTAGCACTTAAAGAGGGAACCGAGGAGAGCATGGCCACGTTAACGACAAGTACATCGATTTCCGAGGGGGAAATGCCTGATCTGGACAAGAGATTTGCAATGCAGTCCTCGAAAAACTCCTCCATTTCCGAGATACCATCCAACAGTGTGGGATTGTCTTCCCTGCCGGAGAACATGATCCTTGGTGCATAGGTTTGCTCGCCAAGGCCAGCGCTGACGATGGCTCTTAGGAGAAACCTGCACTCAAGGAGACCGAGATTCTTTGTCCTCGTGATGATCTCCCCACAGAACTTCGTGCCTAGCATTCTGTCGTCAGTAGGCTTATAGCATTCGTAGTCCAAAATGTAACATTCTTGATCTCTTTTTGCACCAACCCACTTCCAGACCATTAACAGGAAGTACAAGGTAGAAAGAGCATAAAGTAAAACTAGAAGctccatgagagagagagagagagagtgtgtgtgtgtgagagagagagagaagtccgATGTATTAGATGTGGGAACCAAATGGAAGTCTTGTATATAAGGAGTGGAGTGGGAGTGATGAGAGTGTAGGAGTTGGAGGtgcaaaaaatactttaattacgCACGCACGACTCGTTTTCAACGCTCAACTCCCCAACGAACTGATTTATAAGGCTACTTAAATTCTGTGTAACACTGGTTGAAAATTATTAACTAGTTTCACCTGCTAATTAACTATTACTTTCTCCTTCTTGATCTTTTTACTCAAGTTAAAGAACCTGCGTACTCGTTAAAAATATGCATTTCTCCCTATTGGTTGAAAATTATCAACCAACAGTTGCACCTACTAATTCACTATTACTAATTAACCACTGCTTCCACACCATTAACAGGAAATACAAGGTGGCAAGAGCATAAAGTAAAACTAGAAGCTTCATAAGAGTGAGCGAGCATAAACTAAGATTATCAACCCCCAGATGCACCTATTAATtattaggaaaatgataaatgCAAGCGCCTAATACAATCGGCGCGCAACCGGCTTGTCCACGTCActcatatttcattttaaaaatatataaaaaatgattaaaagaaaagattaaaaaaaaatagaaaaaaagtgCATTGAACTTGTCGACCAGTAACTTCGGTAAAGCATTGGTCTCAGTAGCAGTCCCAACAAACAAATACTGGGTTTCTCGCTTCATCTTCGTTGTCTTGGCCATTTTCTCCTTCACGATCGTCCCCTATTTTcaggtaaatttatttatttgtgtttatgttctttttttttttttttcccttccttgtTCTCTATTTTCTTGGAAACCGAAATTGGTCTGTGTAAATCTGCAGAAGTGCCACGCAGAAATTCAAGTGAATGAGCTGAGCTTCAAACCCTCATCGCCGTTTTCGATTGCGCTCGAAGCCCTTCAGAAGCAAATTGGGTttgcctttttctttccctGATTCTGTCTTTTTCCGActtctaatttattattttcgCTTGGTTGCTCGGATTACGTATGACAAGAAACGGCTCTTGAGACCAACTTTGTGTAGGAACGGCTCCTCTCTAACACCTTTGGTTGGCCCTTAGAGCCCCTGACGACAGCCATCTCCCCTTAGAAAGCCCTAGCGAAACCAGAGCAAAAGGAAATCTTTGGCTCCATAGTTGTTGGTCTCCTAATTCAAAACCAAATCAgacgaagacgaagaagaaaacGCAACTAAAAACTGAAACCCAGCTCTGTTTTTGCTTTCATCTGTAGCTCCATAGTTGCTTTCATCTTCGACAAAACggtgcatttttattttatttaaccatGTCAGCGTCACTTACACGGCGCTTACATGGGACGACTGTCCCTAGCAGAATTGTTTTTTCCATGTGGGCAAACGGCGTCGCAACTGTTACCTAGCCGGTTGCAAGAAGCTTTTTTCACGTGACTGGTTGATTCGCatgtttatataaaagttaagtaaaatattattaaaatattattttttaataataatattattattattttaatatttaaaaaaattgaattaagatttgataaaattaaattatttattatattttatgtaataatttaataaaactataataataaaataagatataataaaataagattaaatgtttttcaaatcccaaccaAGCATAATTACCCTTTTAATttggagttttgctacatacaagtacagttgcgcattaatctgtgtaccaatcatgatttattcatatttaaaatttaaattaacattattttcaatcaaatctattttttgaccaatcacattatattggcgcacaaattagtacataattgtgcttacaactatatttttcctttaatttgtttgattctgCAGCAACGTGTAccgtatattttcttttcttttatttttatttttttattttttaatatttgagcTTAGtgctatcattttttattttgctcATTTTTACTGGCTGGTTGTTGATTTCGATggaaataaaaactttttattCGTGGTTAAAAAGGCTAAGATATTTTCCTGCAGAATGCCCCGCCACCTGGGCCGAGCCTTTTTAGGTCTCCTTTTGattggaaaattattttattttattttattttattattataattttttaaaattttttacataaaatataaaaactatttttcttaacataataataataatatttttttaatttttattttttatataaaattatcttattttatttctaaatcatcatttattattattattattattattattattattattattattattattattatttatttatttatttatttatgaaagaTCTCTAGACCATCTCTTGTTTGgttaatcaaaatcaaaaaattcatcttatcttatttcaatttatcattataatttttttaaatcttaatataaaaatataataaataatttaactttttcaaatcttaatataaaattaatattaaaaaattatattataataatattttatttagtattatttaaaagagaaatgatatttacggTCGTGGTTAtgtaagcggcgtgcagtcgttttgaaaaaaatgaattaatatgagacccacataaaaaaaaactaactttttaatcgtagactccactctttttcaaagcgattgcaagGCGTTTGCAATTTCACgattgtatgtaacattgctgtatttaaaatatatcttctcttctcattttatttatgtaagagATTCATTAAGTTTCGGATCTAAAATCAAGATAGATATTGgctatcatattatttttagcaAAAATTATACATGTACATAATGGAAAATGCTGCTCGGGGATACTGCCGGAGCTTacatctccttttttttttccttaatgattaagaattttttttaatattattataaattttttatatttttttaaaatatttaaaaatattcaaaaatgatttgaaaaaaaaaaatacaaatttttttttacataacggTGACTCGAGCGGAACCATCAACGGTGCCTGTAGCACCGTccgtacataatatatatatatgagaaatgatatttataatcgtaaTTGTACAAGCGGCGtacagtcattttgaaaaaaataaattaatatgagatccatataaaaaaaattatttttataatttatttttattcatttcttataaccgtttgcatttcatttatatttatcgGCTGTATCTAACAGTTccgtatgtgtgtatatatatatatatatatggggatTATTTCTTCTCCTTTTACCTGCAAAGATGTCGATCTGTCGATCTTTATTACTGCCTATCGTATGTCGCCCAGCTCCCAGCCTCCTACCTATATATCACGCGGTTTAGTTCACGTCTTTGGTCATAAGAAGTTATTGCATTCGACAACTCCGGCTGGAAACTTTATTAACGATTCAGGTTTTGGTCGGAGATACAGCTAAGGAGTAATGTTACGGAGTAAAGTTTATAAATgtgacataatttttttttaaaaaataaaatttatgattaaaaaattaatttttttatataaatttttattaattcattttttttaaattatatgatatttatataattatgattataaatattatttttctataataagataccaagaaaactattttgaataataataaaaaaattttagttaaaatgagattaaataatttttgaaaaaagtatgtatttgaatagtaagataaaataaaataatttttaatttttaaaattttaaaaatatatggatttcataatttaataagagtaattaaattgtttactgtttatatggcatatatgaaatagaaatATTCAAATAGCGTAGCGTGTCAGTCAGGCTATGAGTAGTTGTTCGCTTAGACGACGAAAGGTGAGGTAGCCTTGTCAGACTAAGGCAAGTGATCTCccttatttgaaaagttaagtCGTTGTTATTTAAGATAGGAGAAGCATGCGAAGACTGAGGCTAAGTTTGCATTTGGGTACGTATGTAATAGGTGATTTCAGTTATATTACGTGACCTCCTTCTCAATGACCTCCTTTGAGAAGAGAGGTGTCCAACCGACCAAGCATATTCTTTactctaaataaaatatcataatttctAAACTAGTAACTACCAATTGAAAAGTTACAACTTAAGATCTGTGATATTTTATATGATGCCactttattttctataaaaagagGATGAGACccataaatttcatttatttcattctcttatattttcagTCACTTACGTAATTTTGTAGAGAAACtcttaagaaaaaatttcagAATTGCTATCTGCAATTTGTGACTTTCTTGTATCCTGGTGGTGAATTACTTGTAATCCAGTAGCAAAGTATTTCGAGTGAAAGCAATTATCACCTTAAAGACAGTATTTTACACGCCTCAAAGTcgcatttatttttcaaattactaTATCCACACAATTTTCTTTAACAATTTTAAGGTGATAATCGCAATGAGATCGGATTCTGATATAGCGACTTTCAAGATGATGAATCAAGACTTTGTCAAACTAGATAGGTTTGATGGAATAGACTTTACTCCCTGGAAAGACAAGATGATGTTCATTCTTACTACAATGAAGATTTCATATGTTTTGAACtcgaacttatatatatttccaaaacccaaatctaatgatcatgaTCAAATCAAAGCTGAACGCAATAAGACTATAAGTGCAAAAAAGATGAAGTGGTACGTGGGGGACACATTCTTAATACACTTTTTGATCGATTGTATGATTTGTTTACATCAATTAAGCCACCAAAAGAAATTTGGAAGGTATTGGAATTAAAGTATAGAATAGAAAATTAAGGTATAGATAAATTCcttattatgaaatattttgaatttacaaTAAATGATAATACTTCTTTGATGAATCAAGTCCATAAATTGTAAgttttagtgaataaatttCGAGATCTTAATGTTGAAGTTTTTGAACCTTTTTAAGTTGGGGTTATTATTGCTAACTTCCTCCAAGTTGGAATTGTTAAGCAAGCCAGCATGATATGCTTGAAAACACTCCGATGCTTTAAGTCAATAAAATGCTCCACtcaaaataattaatgattCAAATCTAGATTATCTTTGGGGTTACTTAGTATATATAGAGGTTTCCTGTTAGATTAGATCAGTACTATATGGGATCACCTTTTACGTGATGTCTATATTGCGCAGTATTTATCAACTTAGATCATCTCTAAGTAATCAAAACAATCACGCACACGCATGAAATTCGTTCCTTCCCAAGTAAGgtggtgtgtggtgtgtagATCTCTCTTGGGCCTGAACTCTTCAGTTTTGGCCGATTGATAGAAAGCCTTGTCCATTGAGCCTAAGCATCAAATGGGCCCTCCAAGAATAATTATAGAAAGAAACTTATGCACATAATAGAAGATTTCACTATACAGCAAATtcaaaaacatttacaaattaaAGAGGAAACTCGAATTTgtgataagaaattattttctcaaaatgGCTCTAAAATGAACTTTGTTGATGAAAAAAGTAAGTTTCAATGTAATTTTGGAGGGTACAAGAGAATATAATGATTTTTCTAACAACAGTGACaagtttaagaaaaaaagaaaaaacttgttACAATTATGAAAAGAACAGACACTTTAAGCGTGAATGCAGGTAAAAGAAGAAACACAATAAAGAAAATGGCAATCCCAATAGTGCAAATCTGATCGAAAATGAAACTTATGAAATTGTGGCCATGGTCTCTAAAATTCACATTAGCATGATTAAAGTATTAAATATGGTTACAACAACCGAGTCATCTAATTGGTGGTATTATTCAAGCGCTATCGTTCATATTTGCAATTAAAAatctcaattaaaaaataatgaagatgCAACAGATGAACATGTAGTACTAATAGGAAATCACAATTCTGCAAAAGTTGTGGGGAAAGGAAGTGCGGAACTTCAGTTCACTTCTAGGAAGAAACCTATTCTTATCAATGTTCTTCATgtcttaaaaataaagaaaaatcttgtATCTACAAACTTGCTTTGTTAAAAGGGTGTCAAGACCGTAATGAGTTTGATAATGTAATTCTTTTCAAAGGGGGAGTGTTTGTTGGAAAATGGTACTCTTATGATAGAATGTATAAACtaagtattaataaaataagttctgattctactttttgttttttggcaaAAGGAGGGCGGCATTTCAGCACTTTATTAAGAACCTCACTTGTGGTGGAGGAAAATTGTGATAACAAACACAACCAACTTATtaaaaccaaccaaacaaattcCAACCATCCTAACAAACCTACCCAGCAAGACCAAGCCTAAACAAAACTACTGATGCCTACCTATATAGCCCCCTCACATCCTAAGATAACTGggcaacatcataaataaaacaTTCCTCTCACATAGCATCATCTCTAGCTAACTCATCTGCTACATTATTTCCTTCTTTATTCaaataattaatagaaaaatctaAAAGAGTTAACAATTGATCCAAAAAATTTCAAAGATACCAAATTGTACAATCTTTAAACAAGAAACCATAATTAAATAATCACATTCAATATCAATACAAAAATGCCCCAGCTGACGACAATATTTTATTCCTTCCACGACTGCACGTAACTTAGCTTCATTATTAGTAATCGGCCTAAAGAATTTTGCGAAAGCAAAAAATCAATTTGTCCTCATGGTCTAGCAAAATCCCCCCCACCTCCGCCCACACCTAGATTTCCAAAGCAACTTCAGTCTAAATTCAGTTTCAACCAACCCGATGGAGGTCTCAGCCATCTCACAACCTGCAAAATTGAACCAGTTGTCTTCACATACATTGGAATATCCAGATTCTGTAATGCCCGTAGGTTACCactttccatattttttttcctcaaaagcAATTGCAATGGTCCTCACCTAGTGTTTTATTGAAGCCCACACTTCcatcacattttttattttccttccatCCTTGCTACACAATGGCGTCTCCACAATCTCCAAACCACTATACTTGGAATTAGCTCAGCAACAAACTACTCTACGATCACCACCTTGCTCTATTTAACCATAGTTGAACTCGCTCCCTCCaagtatgattaaaaaaatggcaTTTTAAGCTCAGCCGAGCATTTGCTCCATATTGCTTGAGCAAACTCCCATTTACACAAGATATGCTCTAAATCCTCTTCCTCTGCCATCTGCACAACAATCACAatgcgaaaccattggtatctCCAATTTTCGTACCTGATCATCTACACTAAGGCAATTGAATTGCTTTCCACATGCAAATGGATATTTTTTAGTTATCCACTTGTTCCATATTCACTTTGCCCAAGGGAATTTAGGCATTCTGATTTTGATACACTCCTATGCAGATTTTGTTGAGAAacactctttctttctttttttcaagtttCCAGTCTAAGATATCATTTGCCTCTCTCAAGGACCTCACTTTTTCCATCACCTCATAGGCTATTTCATTACCTAACAACAATTGAAGCCTATCCACATCCCAAATATTATTCACAACAAAATCCCGAATCATGACTGACCTCTCCTCCTCCCTAACAATCAATTCATCTCAAAGAGGACCTAAACCCATGAAATTATCATACCATAGAGACACCCGACCCTCTCTTCTTCTCTAGAAGGAATTACTCAATAAGTCGGAAAAACTAGCCATAATCTTTTTCTAGAATGGCAAACCAGCACCATCACTTCTAcataaagaaatataattattcttGGCATATTTGGCCCTAAAAAGTTTTGCCCACAACGAATCCTGAGTCAAGATCTGCCatccaaatttcaaaaataaaaactgttgcACCTCACTCAACTTTCTCACCCCAAATCCCCCTTCCTCCATTGGCAAGCATAAGTTCTTCCAAGATCACcacttccttttattttttacttggtGTTCACCctagaaaaattttgaaaataaaccaTTCAACTTCCGGATCACCATTTTAGGAACCTGCAAAATTGATAGAAGGTGAATAGGCATATTAGAAAGCACATGCCTTAGTAAAATAAGTCTTTCCCTTGCAACAGTAATCAACATTTCTAGCCCAAAATTTTCTTCCTCACACACTCCAACAATGTATCAAAGTG includes:
- the LOC122291439 gene encoding 3-ketoacyl-CoA synthase 3-like, producing the protein MELLVLLYALSTLYFLLMVWKWVGAKRDQECYILDYECYKPTDDRMLGTKFCGEIITRTKNLGLLECRFLLRAIVSAGLGEQTYAPRIMFSGREDNPTLLDGISEMEEFFEDCIANLLSRSGISPSEIDVLVVNVAMLSSVPSLSARIINQYKMRDDIKVFNLTAMGCSASLISVDIVKNLFKSYKNLFALVVTSESLSPNWYSGNDRSMILTNCLFRSGGSAILLTNKRAMSNRAMFRLKCLVRTHHGARDESYGCCMQKEDEQGRVGINLGKTLPKAATRALADNLRQISPKILPMRELVRFMVVNLARKMNGSSSEKTTGAPKTKVNFKTGVDHFCVHTGGKAVIDGIGTSLNLSEYDVEPARMTLHRFGNTSASSIWYVLGYMEAKKRLKKGDKVFMVSFGAGFKCNSSLWEVMRDMGDGNVWKDCIDRYPVKTSDNPFMEKYGWINQEMDLDPSTFKLVPDYI